Proteins encoded in a region of the Nitrospirota bacterium genome:
- a CDS encoding tetratricopeptide repeat protein, whose protein sequence is MQIFTIGFILSRTASSRGRSLLRGVAGALVPFALVACATAPHAPKEPLTTANVPKAMSSIHSPDAAASFHFMLGYQAELAQDMDRAIQEYQAALKTDPRSQSVNARLAGLYFSLGDVPNAVRYADQAAEGASQDAQLLTQMAGILASAGQGERAVTLLDRAIEVDPTSGDPYFTKGLLLLNLKRQPEAEQAVRAGLARVPESAVGYYHLGRILLDEGKGEEAAASLERAITVNASFEPAYLALASIYESRQDQERAVSVLRKYLQTVNPRNRDIRHQLVRLYVAAKDFPGARKELSDLLTEDPSDLDAQLRLALVYGEEKEYPKAIDQLLQILKARPTELKIRDYLGFLYEEAKDTKKAIETYTFNVQLEPSYFEGHLHLGVLFYRLKQFPEAITHLTKAITINPKQPESHIVLGLTYLQQDQFDDAVRALEEGISQNPASADLHFNLGTAYDKLNRFEDVVRVMETAIKLDPHHADALNYLGYSYAERGLKIEQALSLTRQAVALKPSNGYYVDSLAWALFKSGLLTEALTEMKHALTLAGNDPVLYEHLGDIYAKQQNLSEAREAWLHALELDPSNTKLMDRFRDLGMGDPAKEERIQQAKRRVSEKIQSQSPNP, encoded by the coding sequence GTGCAAATTTTCACGATAGGCTTCATCCTGAGTCGAACGGCGAGTAGCCGAGGCCGTTCGTTACTCAGAGGAGTGGCGGGCGCGCTGGTGCCCTTCGCACTCGTGGCCTGCGCCACAGCGCCTCACGCGCCGAAAGAACCGCTCACCACTGCCAACGTGCCCAAGGCCATGTCCTCAATCCATTCTCCCGATGCCGCAGCCTCTTTCCATTTTATGCTCGGATACCAAGCCGAACTTGCGCAAGACATGGATCGTGCCATTCAGGAATATCAGGCCGCGCTGAAGACGGATCCCAGGTCCCAGTCTGTGAACGCAAGGCTGGCCGGTCTCTACTTTTCGTTGGGCGATGTGCCCAATGCCGTTCGTTATGCGGATCAGGCCGCAGAGGGAGCAAGCCAAGACGCTCAATTGCTCACACAGATGGCCGGCATCTTAGCCAGCGCGGGGCAGGGAGAGCGGGCGGTAACCTTGCTGGATCGGGCGATCGAAGTCGACCCGACATCCGGTGACCCCTATTTTACAAAGGGCCTACTGCTCCTGAATCTGAAACGGCAGCCCGAGGCCGAGCAGGCTGTTCGAGCTGGTCTGGCACGGGTTCCCGAATCGGCAGTCGGGTATTATCATCTGGGGCGTATCCTCCTCGATGAGGGAAAAGGGGAAGAGGCGGCGGCAAGTCTGGAGCGGGCGATTACAGTCAATGCCTCATTTGAACCGGCCTATCTTGCTCTCGCGTCGATCTATGAATCACGCCAGGATCAGGAGCGAGCGGTCTCGGTGTTGCGGAAATATCTCCAGACGGTGAATCCGCGAAACCGGGATATCCGGCACCAGTTGGTGCGGCTCTATGTGGCGGCAAAGGACTTCCCGGGCGCCAGGAAAGAGTTGAGCGATTTGCTGACGGAAGATCCGTCGGATCTTGATGCCCAGCTTCGACTGGCGCTTGTGTATGGGGAAGAGAAAGAATATCCCAAGGCCATCGACCAGCTGCTCCAGATTCTCAAGGCGCGCCCGACGGAGCTCAAAATCAGAGATTACCTTGGGTTTCTCTACGAGGAGGCTAAAGATACGAAGAAGGCCATCGAGACCTATACCTTTAATGTTCAACTGGAGCCGTCCTACTTCGAAGGGCATCTGCATCTCGGCGTGTTGTTCTATCGATTGAAGCAATTTCCTGAGGCCATCACGCATTTGACCAAGGCGATTACGATCAATCCGAAGCAGCCAGAATCCCACATTGTGCTGGGATTGACCTATCTGCAGCAGGACCAGTTCGATGATGCCGTCAGGGCTCTAGAAGAAGGCATCAGCCAGAACCCCGCGAGTGCCGACTTGCACTTTAATCTCGGCACGGCCTATGACAAGCTCAATCGCTTCGAGGACGTGGTGCGCGTCATGGAGACCGCGATTAAGCTGGATCCCCATCATGCCGATGCGCTCAACTATCTGGGTTATAGCTATGCAGAGCGAGGGCTCAAGATTGAGCAAGCACTTTCCTTGACCAGGCAGGCCGTCGCGCTGAAACCGAGTAATGGGTACTATGTCGATAGCCTCGCCTGGGCTCTGTTTAAGTCCGGCTTGTTGACCGAGGCATTGACCGAGATGAAACATGCGCTTACGCTCGCTGGGAACGATCCGGTGCTCTACGAGCATCTCGGCGATATCTACGCGAAGCAACAGAACCTCTCAGAGGCCCGCGAGGCCTGGCTCCATGCGCTGGAACTTGATCCCTCCAATACGAAGCTGATGGACCGATTTCGTGACCTCGGGATGGGCGATCCCGCCAAGGAGGAACGTATCCAACAGGCTAAACGGCGTGTATCAGAGAAGATACAGAGTCAGTCACCCAACCCCTAG
- a CDS encoding prepilin-type N-terminal cleavage/methylation domain-containing protein, whose translation MFKALRKQEGFTLIELMIVVAIIGILAAIAIPNFLTYQLKSRQSEAKVNLGAIKTSLIAFQAERGCYLGIPSPALGVIAPAAGTKTVGVAWPSAILYPASAAGTVFCTGAGAVFVGTFTDIGFVASGVTNFRYATGGSALVAPIAACPAPAAVASGVAVGTDIGVLASATSNLDGDANLSIWGASSDQGAQDCSIGFY comes from the coding sequence ATGTTTAAGGCATTGCGTAAACAAGAGGGTTTCACCCTCATCGAGTTGATGATCGTTGTGGCGATCATCGGAATCTTGGCGGCCATCGCCATCCCGAACTTCCTGACCTATCAGTTGAAGTCGCGGCAGTCGGAAGCCAAGGTGAACCTGGGCGCGATTAAGACATCATTGATCGCCTTTCAGGCAGAACGCGGCTGCTATCTCGGCATTCCATCACCAGCACTTGGCGTAATAGCCCCAGCTGCGGGTACCAAGACAGTTGGTGTTGCCTGGCCCTCGGCGATCCTTTATCCAGCCAGTGCGGCTGGTACGGTATTTTGTACTGGTGCTGGTGCGGTATTCGTCGGTACGTTCACCGACATCGGGTTTGTCGCATCGGGTGTTACAAACTTTAGGTATGCAACTGGAGGTTCAGCCCTTGTCGCCCCCATTGCAGCCTGTCCGGCCCCCGCGGCCGTGGCTAGCGGAGTCGCAGTGGGTACTGATATCGGGGTTCTCGCCTCTGCCACATCGAATTTGGATGGGGATGCGAATCTCTCAATCTGGGGGGCGAGTAGTGATCAAGGAGCCCAGGACTGTTCAATCGGATTCTACTAG